One genomic segment of Tachyglossus aculeatus isolate mTacAcu1 chromosome 17, mTacAcu1.pri, whole genome shotgun sequence includes these proteins:
- the LOC119939609 gene encoding alveolar macrophage chemotactic factor-like: protein MARAGAAPVLLLLLLGVPLLTLAPTIVRGFPMLMPGRCRCLAFSDGRTHPRSFSKLEVFPASPLCQQVEIIVTLKNGKTTCLKADSPKVKKLMTIIMKRSSGSGPRG, encoded by the exons ATGGCCCGAGCCGGAGCCgccccggtcctcctcctcctcctcctcggcgtcCCGCTCCTCACGCTGGCGCCGACCATCGTCCGAG gaTTTCCCATGCTTATGCCCGGACGCTGCCGTTGCCTGGCGTTCAGTGATGGACGCACCCACCCCAGATCCTTCTCCAAACTGGAAGTGTTTCCTGCCAGCCCCTTATGCCAACAAGTCGAGATCAT TGTCACCCTGAAAAATGGGAAGACGACGTGTCTGAAGGCCGATTCCCCCAAGGTCAAGAAACTGATGACCATTATAATGAAAAG GTCGTCGGGATCCGGGCCTCGCGGCTGA